In the Colletotrichum lupini chromosome 1, complete sequence genome, one interval contains:
- a CDS encoding Snf7 family protein, with protein METLRAIFVKPDPQQQLRKCNALIRSNIRKLDRDINQVRQVEAKTKNLILQADKRAQRDPTRQKQAQKEARDFARELIRARKTSNRLVTSKAQLNSVQMQVNEAFAVRKIEGSIRASVGVMKDVNRLIRLPELAGTMQELSAELMKAGIIEEMVGESLPEDMDEFEEEEAEGEVDKVLGEILKDRMSKEKLPAAPVTQEPKPVEVEEEEEDAEAMMNQMRNRLEALRS; from the exons ATGGAGACGCTGAGAGCCATATTCGTCAAGCCTGATCCGCAGCAACAG CTGCGGAAATGCAATGCTCTCATTCGCTCGAACATACGTAAACTCGACCGCGACATCAACCAAGTCAGGCAAGTCGAGGCCAAGACGAAGAACCTCATCCTCCAAGCCGATAAGCGAGCCCAACGAGACCCGACGAGACAGAAACAAGCACAGAAGGAAGCGCGCGACTTTGCGCGGGAACTCATCCGCGCGCGCAAGACGAGCAATCGCCTAGTTACTTCCAAGGCGCAACTGAACAGCGTGCAAATGCAGGTCAACGAGGCGTTTGCCGTGAGGAAGATTGAGGGCAGCATACGCGCGAGCGTCGGCGTGATGAAGGACGTCAACCGTTTGATTCGGCTACCTGAGCTGGCCGGCACGATGCAGGAACTCAGCGCGGAGTTGATGAAGGCCGGCATTATCGAGGAGATGGTGGGCGAGAGTCTGCCCGAGGACATGGACGAGttcgaagaggaggaggccgAGGGCGAGGTCGACAAGGTCCTCGGCGAGATTCTCAAGGACCGCATGTCCAAGGAGAAGCTCCCCGCTGCGCCGGTCACGCAAGAACCCAAGCCGGTCGaggtcgaggaggaggaagaggatgcCGAGGCTATGATGAATCAGATGCGCAACAGACTGGAGGCCTTGCGGAGCTAA